One region of Lampris incognitus isolate fLamInc1 chromosome 4, fLamInc1.hap2, whole genome shotgun sequence genomic DNA includes:
- the LOC130111891 gene encoding myoblast determination protein 1 homolog 1-like, which translates to MDLADIPFPITSADDFYDDPCFNMGDMQFFEDLDPRLVHVGLLKAEDHHRNEDEHIRAPSGHHQAGRCLLWACKACKRKTTNADRRRAATMRERRRLSKVNDAFETLKRCTSANPDQRLPKVEILRNAISYIESLQALLRGGQEENYYPVMDHYSGDSDASSPRSNCSDGMMDFSGPPCRTKRKNYDSTYFTQTPHDSRSKNSAISSLDCLSSIVQRITTEPPTGPAAADGPGAPTPPRDAPAPSSPPPDHRHEHEHDQGGGRPAETSTVYEVL; encoded by the exons ATGGATTTGGCAGATATCCCCTTTCCAATCACCTCTGCCGACGACTTTTACGATGACCCGTGTTTCAACATGGGTGACATGCAGTTTTTCGAGGACCTCGACCCGAGACTGGTGCACGTCGGCCTGCTGAAGGCGGAGGATCACCACCGCAACGAGGACGAGCACATCCGCGCGCCCAGCGGGCACCACCAGGCGGGCCGATGCCTGCTGTGGGCGTGCAAAGCCTGCAAGAGGAAGACCACCAACGCGGACCGCAGGAGAGCGGCCACCATGCGGGAGAGGAGGAGGCTCAGCAAGGTGAACGACGCCTTCGAGACGCTGAAGCGATGCACCTCCGCCAATCCGGATCAGAGGCTTCCCAAAGTGGAGATCCTCCGCAATGCCATCAGCTACATCGAGTCCCTGCAGGCCCTGCTACGGGGCGGACAGGAGGAGAATTATTACCCGGTCATGGATCACTACAGCGGGGACTCCGACGCGTCCAGCCCGCGCTCCAACTGCTCCGACGGCATG ATGGATTTCAGCGGACCCCCATGTCGAACTAAACGGAAGAACTATGACAGCACCTACTTCACTCAAACACCACATG ATTCCAGAAGCAAAAACTCAGCCATTTCCAGCTTGGACTGCTTATCGAGCATCGTGCAGCGCATCACCACGGAGCCGCCCACCGGCCCCGCGGCTGCAGACGGCCCGGGCGCCCCGACTCCCCCCCGGGACGCTCCCGCGCCGTCCAGTCCGCCCCCCGACCACCGCCACGAGCACGAGCACGACCAGGGCGGAGGGCGGCCCGCTGAGACCAGCACCGTGTACGAGGTGCTGTGA
- the LOC130112060 gene encoding troponin T, fast skeletal muscle-like yields MSDNEEVDQYEAQEEIVEVEVAPEAEAQVEPEPEPEVETEPEPQPEPEEEVEEEVEEEKPKFKPSAPKIPDGEKVDFDDIQKKRQNKDLIELQGLIDAHFECRKKEEEELIGLKMRIEKRRAERAEQQRIRADRDKERQAKREAERQRKEEADAQRKADDEAKKKSALTNMGSGYGSHLQKAEGRRGKKQTEREKKKKILAERCQPLNIDNFSDDKLREKAKELWEAFHNLESDKYDDLERLKRQRYEVISLRNRIDELQKHSKKGAHARRRK; encoded by the exons ATGTCTGACAACGAGGAAGT GGATCAGTATGAGg CCCAGGAGGAGatagtagaagtagaagtagctCCTGAGGCGGAGGCACAGGTAGAGCCAGAGCCTGAGCCAGAGGTAGAGACTGAACCAGAGCCACAACCAGAGcctgaggaggaggtggaggaggaggtggaag AGGAAAAGCCAAAGTTCAA GCCTAGTGCACCTAAAATACCCGATGGCGAGAAAGTGGACTTCGAT GACATCCAGAAGAAGCGTCAGAACAAGGACCTGATTGAGCTGCAGGGTTTGATTGATGCTCACTTCGAGTgcaggaagaaggaggaggaggagctcattGGCCTCAAAATGAGAATT GAGAAGCGTCGAGCGGAGCGAGCTGAGCAGCAGAGGATCCGTGCTGACAGGGACAAAGAACGCCAAGCCAAGCGTGAG GCGGAGAGGCAGAGAAAGGAGGAGGCAGACGCTCAGAGAAAGGCTGACGATGAGGCCAAGAAGAAGTCGGCCCTGACCAACATGGGCTCCGGCTATGGCAGCCACCTTCAGAAG GCTGAGGGAAGGAGAGGGAAGAAGCAGAccgaaagagagaagaagaagaagatcctgGCAGAGAGATGCCAACCCCTCAACATTGACAATTTCAGCGATGACAAGTTGAG AGAAAAGGCTAAGGAGCTGTGGGAGGCATTTCACAACCTGGAATCGGACAAGTATGACGACCTCGAGAGACTCAAGAGGCAGAGATATGAG gTCATCTCTCTCAGGAACCGTATTGACGAGCTGCAGAAACA CAGCAAGAAGGGAGCCCACGCCCGCCGCAGGAAGTAG